TCGACATGCCGCCGAGGGCTGCCATCCCTTCGCCCTTGCCGGGCTGGATGAGGATGACCAGCACCAGCGCGGTGCAGACGAAAACGAACACAATCGTCGCCAGAACCGTCAGGATGCCCATGTTCTCTTTCCGTAAGGGTTCGTACGCTGTTCCGACATCCGAGCCACCTGCCGCCTCGGAGGACGCTTCACCGCATCGAGTTCGCCGTGGCGATCATCGAGCAGAACGACTCCGCCTGAAGGCTGGCGCCGCCGACGAGCGCGCCGTCGATATCCGGCTGCGCGAGCAGTTCGCCGATGTTGTCCGGCTTGACGCTGCCGCCGTACTGAATGCGAACGGCATCCGCCACGCTCTGACCGTAGAGCTCGGCGAGGATGGCGCGGATCAGCCGGTGCACATCCTGCGCCTGCTGCGGCGTCGCCGTGACACCGGTTCCAATCGCCCAGACCGGTTCGTAGGCAATCACGCTGCCTCGCATCTGCTCTGCTGAAATCCCGGCGAGACCCTCGACGACCTGCGCTCGGATCAGCGACTCGGTAACGCCGCCCTGCCGCTGGTCCAACGTCTCGCCGACGCAGTAGATGGGTCGCAGTCCGGCGGCATGCGCGGCGCGGAGCTTGCGGTTCGCCGACTCGTTCGTTTCGCCGAAGAACTGCCGACGCTCCGAGTGGGCGATGATGACGTCCGAGCAGCCCACATCGAGCAGCATCGCGGGCGATACCTCGCCGGTGAACGCGCCGCTGGTCTCCCAGTGCATGTTCTGACCGGCGAGCCGCGCCGACGAACCCTTGAGCGCCTCGCCCGCGACGGCGAGCGAGGTGAACGTCGGCGCGACGACGGTTTCGACGTGATTCGAGGCATCGGCGACCTCACGGATCGCCGACACGAGGGCGACGGCTTCCGCCGTCGTCTTGTTCATCTTCCAGTT
Above is a genomic segment from Candidatus Poribacteria bacterium containing:
- a CDS encoding triose-phosphate isomerase; the encoded protein is MRTPIVAGNWKMNKTTAEAVALVSAIREVADASNHVETVVAPTFTSLAVAGEALKGSSARLAGQNMHWETSGAFTGEVSPAMLLDVGCSDVIIAHSERRQFFGETNESANRKLRAAHAAGLRPIYCVGETLDQRQGGVTESLIRAQVVEGLAGISAEQMRGSVIAYEPVWAIGTGVTATPQQAQDVHRLIRAILAELYGQSVADAVRIQYGGSVKPDNIGELLAQPDIDGALVGGASLQAESFCSMIATANSMR